The Reichenbachiella carrageenanivorans region GATGCCTATGATTCCTACGATGAGAGGAGCCGACTGTATGATAATTTGGGCATTGTTAGGGCCTGTAAGGTGGATGCCTGTGATGTAACCCACGTAGTTGAGACAAAGTCCCAAGGCAGCTACTAGCGAGAGCCATGGAAAGGGCTTCATCGCTTGCCATTCGTCTGGTTTTTTGATTTTGACAAATGCAAAAAGGAAGACTCCAGCGGTCATAAATCTAAACCAAGAAACGGTGATTGGGTTGATCTCTGTTACAGCTACTTTGAGGGCGATCGCCAAAAAACCCCATAGTAAGGCAGTGAAGCAGGCGAACATAATTCCCTTTTTTTGATTTTTAGGTGTGTTTGTCATGGCAAATGTGTGGCGAAGATACGATGATTTATCGCTCTAGATTTGGTGCGGGCGTTAAGTATTTTTCAGATGCTCAACAAAGTATTTAAGCGCTACAAGCTCATCTCGAAGTAGGCCACATGGGTTTGGTAATAAAAAGCTTCAGAGAGGTATGAAAAACCAATTTTGGTAAGTACCTGCTGAGAGGCCTTATTGTCTAGGTCTGTGACGGCCACCAGTTTGTCGATAGCCAAATGAGCCTTGGCGTAGTCTACAATGCCTTTAGCCACTTCAGTGGCCAGTCCTTTTCCCCAGTAGGGTTTGTCTAGCCGGTAGCCCAGTTCTATATGGTCTGTGTTGTCCAGTTTTTTCAACCCACCCCAACCAATAAAAGAATTGTCGGATTTAAGATAGGCTGGCATCAGCCCAAAGCCGTTTTTATGGTATTCGGCCAGTCGAGTTTGTAGCCAGTGTTCGGATTCAGGTTTGGTTCTTGTTTTTCCACCTGTTATGTATTTTAAGATTTCAGGGTCAGAATCCAGGTGGCGGACTTGCGCCAGTGTAATCGTATCAGGCGAGTGCAGATTAGTTCTTTCGGTCGTGATTATCGGTGTGGAGTCCATGTGTTAATGCTGTATCTTAGCAAGTAAAACAAAATATTAAAGAGAATGAAGAACGGGATTATTTTTTCAATGTTACTCTGTCTCATTTTGGCTTGCGCTAAAAAAGAGGGTTCGAAAATATTGTCGCCTCAGCAATTCAAAAATCAAATTGTTAACGAAACAGAAACTTATCAAATACTGGACCTACGCACTGACGAAGAAGTGGCGCAAGGAATGGTGCCTACGGCCGAACAATTAGATTATTTAGAAGAAAAGTTTGATGCTAAGTTGAAGAAGTTAGACAAAAACAAAACCTATTATATCTATTGTAGATCGGGCAATAGAAGTGGAAAGGCCATGGCGCTTATGACCGAATTGGGGTTTGAGAAAGTATATGACATGCAGGGTGGTATGCAGGCTTGGGAATCGGCTGGGATGGAAATCGAAATGCCTAAATAGGCTTATTCGTATAGTAGATATTTTTTTCTCTTTTCCTTGAATAGATCTAGATCTGATTGCCAAGTGGCCCGAATGGCATCTTCTGTCCAGCCATCTTCGATTTGTTTGCGCAATTTTTTAGTTCCCGATAGGTTGGTGAAGAAGGCATTGAAGTACTTGCTTTTGTCTGGCATCTGCTCATAGCATTTGATAAGATATGATAGGTCTATTTGATTAGGGACAATCACTTGTCGCAAATCATACCCGTAGCATACTTTGTTTTCAAATTTCGGA contains the following coding sequences:
- a CDS encoding GNAT family N-acetyltransferase; the protein is MDSTPIITTERTNLHSPDTITLAQVRHLDSDPEILKYITGGKTRTKPESEHWLQTRLAEYHKNGFGLMPAYLKSDNSFIGWGGLKKLDNTDHIELGYRLDKPYWGKGLATEVAKGIVDYAKAHLAIDKLVAVTDLDNKASQQVLTKIGFSYLSEAFYYQTHVAYFEMSL
- a CDS encoding rhodanese-like domain-containing protein, yielding MKNGIIFSMLLCLILACAKKEGSKILSPQQFKNQIVNETETYQILDLRTDEEVAQGMVPTAEQLDYLEEKFDAKLKKLDKNKTYYIYCRSGNRSGKAMALMTELGFEKVYDMQGGMQAWESAGMEIEMPK